In the genome of Gloeotrichia echinulata CP02, one region contains:
- the fabG gene encoding 3-oxoacyl-[acyl-carrier-protein] reductase has product MEILSENLQLLRGKVAIITGASRGIGRAIAQELATYGANVVVNYASSSNAADNLVAEITATGGQAIAVQADVSKIEQVDVLFNTVIDKFKRIDILVNNAGITRDGLVLRMKPEDWQAVIDLNLTGVFLCTRAASKVMLKQRSGRIINIASVAGQMGNPGQANYSAAKAGVIGFTKTVAKELAARGITVNAVAPGFITTDMTSNLSNTEEILKFIPLGRYGQPEEIAGMVRFLAADPAAAYITGQVFNVDGGMVMA; this is encoded by the coding sequence GTGGAAATATTGAGTGAAAACTTACAACTGTTGAGGGGAAAAGTTGCAATTATTACAGGTGCTTCACGGGGAATTGGGCGAGCGATCGCACAAGAATTAGCCACTTATGGAGCGAATGTAGTGGTGAATTATGCCAGTTCTAGTAATGCTGCTGACAATTTAGTTGCGGAAATTACGGCGACTGGCGGTCAGGCGATCGCCGTACAAGCTGACGTTTCTAAAATCGAACAAGTAGACGTACTATTTAACACTGTCATCGACAAGTTCAAGCGGATTGATATTTTGGTTAACAATGCAGGTATAACCCGCGACGGTCTTGTTTTGCGGATGAAGCCAGAAGATTGGCAAGCCGTGATTGACCTCAATCTCACTGGTGTTTTCTTATGCACACGTGCTGCCAGTAAAGTTATGCTCAAACAACGGTCTGGGCGGATTATTAATATTGCCTCTGTAGCAGGACAAATGGGCAACCCTGGTCAAGCAAACTACAGCGCCGCCAAAGCAGGTGTCATCGGCTTTACTAAAACCGTTGCCAAAGAACTGGCGGCTCGTGGGATCACCGTTAACGCCGTCGCCCCTGGTTTCATTACCACCGACATGACCAGCAATCTCAGCAACACCGAAGAAATACTGAAATTTATCCCCCTAGGTCGCTACGGTCAACCAGAAGAAATCGCTGGTATGGTGCGCTTTCTTGCTGCTGATCCCGCCGCAGCCTATATTACGGGACAGGTCTTTAATGTCGATGGTGGGATGGTCATGGCGTAG
- the trxA gene encoding thioredoxin, with protein sequence MATKKEFNSFEEMLSGSDVPVLVDFYADWCGPCQMMTPILEQVNAQLSDRLCIVKIDTEKYRNLATKYQIEALPTLVLFKQGQPVERIEGVVQAPQLVERLKTII encoded by the coding sequence ATGGCTACTAAAAAGGAATTCAACAGCTTTGAAGAAATGCTGTCTGGTTCAGATGTACCTGTTTTGGTCGATTTTTACGCTGATTGGTGTGGCCCTTGTCAGATGATGACCCCGATTTTAGAGCAAGTTAATGCCCAACTTAGCGATCGCCTATGTATTGTTAAAATAGATACAGAGAAATACCGGAATTTGGCAACCAAGTATCAGATTGAGGCTTTACCAACCCTAGTGCTATTCAAGCAAGGTCAGCCAGTAGAGCGAATTGAGGGTGTTGTGCAAGCACCCCAGTTGGTGGAACGTCTAAAAACGATAATTTAA
- a CDS encoding MraY family glycosyltransferase has product MNLDNSLKSFGIADPSGTGWLAVVGTFLLACLVTWRLIPTIRKFALRVGWADQPNARRLNREPLPNAGGLAIYAGVIAALVLASLLRRIEIQSVLAQVLTILLGGSILVLVGFIDDQFGLPPSVRLWTQIVTALLLVANGISVQVPFGTPIDSVLSMLLTVLWVVGITNAINLMDGMDGLAGGISFITALSLLAVSAQFPNRAAATLVLAALGGAALGFLRHNFHPSRIIMGDAGAYFFGYVLAATSILGKLQQNTLYALIPTVLFLLLPVLDTTQVFVRRLMAGKNPLSTPGKDHLHHRLLAWGFSQRRAAITLWSITLICNLVAMRIQGMSLIVISATVISIISLLGFTVWQRIRGTRAEVKS; this is encoded by the coding sequence CTGAATCTAGACAACTCCCTTAAGTCCTTCGGGATTGCTGACCCTAGCGGCACCGGCTGGTTGGCGGTAGTAGGTACGTTTCTCTTGGCTTGCCTGGTAACATGGCGGTTGATTCCGACAATACGCAAATTTGCCTTGCGAGTAGGTTGGGCTGACCAACCCAATGCACGGCGACTCAACCGAGAACCTTTGCCCAATGCAGGAGGTTTAGCTATCTACGCGGGAGTAATTGCTGCCCTGGTATTAGCTAGCCTCTTACGACGAATTGAAATTCAAAGCGTATTGGCTCAGGTACTGACTATTCTACTGGGGGGTTCTATCCTCGTGCTGGTCGGTTTTATTGATGATCAGTTCGGTTTACCCCCCTCTGTTCGTTTGTGGACACAAATTGTCACAGCACTGTTACTAGTTGCTAATGGCATTAGTGTTCAAGTACCTTTTGGCACTCCTATCGATTCAGTCCTCTCGATGTTACTCACGGTATTGTGGGTAGTAGGAATTACTAACGCCATCAATTTGATGGATGGAATGGATGGTTTGGCGGGTGGAATCAGTTTTATCACCGCTTTAAGTTTATTAGCAGTTTCCGCCCAGTTCCCCAATCGGGCAGCAGCAACCTTAGTTTTGGCAGCATTGGGGGGGGCGGCGTTGGGCTTTTTACGCCACAACTTCCACCCCTCGCGGATCATTATGGGTGATGCCGGGGCTTACTTTTTTGGCTATGTGCTGGCGGCTACCAGCATCTTAGGCAAACTCCAGCAAAACACTCTCTATGCCCTCATACCGACGGTGTTATTTTTGCTATTGCCAGTACTCGATACTACTCAAGTATTTGTTCGGCGGCTAATGGCAGGGAAAAACCCCCTCAGTACCCCCGGTAAAGACCACCTACACCATCGCTTACTAGCTTGGGGATTCTCCCAACGCCGTGCAGCAATCACTCTGTGGTCAATAACCTTGATTTGCAATTTGGTAGCGATGAGAATCCAAGGCATGAGCTTGATAGTTATAAGTGCTACCGTCATTAGCATCATTAGCCTTTTAGGCTTTACTGTCTGGCAAAGAATCAGGGGAACCAGAGCAGAAGTGAAGAGTTAG
- the groL gene encoding chaperonin GroEL (60 kDa chaperone family; promotes refolding of misfolded polypeptides especially under stressful conditions; forms two stacked rings of heptamers to form a barrel-shaped 14mer; ends can be capped by GroES; misfolded proteins enter the barrel where they are refolded when GroES binds): MAKILAFDEESRRALERGVNALADAVKITLGPKGRNVLLEKKFGAPQIVNDGITVAKEIELEDPLENTGARLIQEVASKTKDVAGDGTTTATVLAQALIREGLKNVAAGTNPISLKRGIDKTIEGLVREIAKIAKPVEGSAIAQVATVSAGNDEEVGNMLAQAMEKVTKDGVITVEESKSLTTELEVVEGMQIDRGYISPYFVTNNDRLTVEFDNARILITDKKINSIQDLVPVLEKVARLGQPLLIIAEDVEGDALATLVVNKARGVLAVAAIKAPGFGDRRKALLQDIAILTDGQLISEEIGLSLDTASLDALGTARQITIDKESTTIVAGSNTKPEVQKRIAQIRKQLEETDSDYDKEKLQERIAKLAGGVAVIKVGAATETELKDRKLRIEDALNATKAAVEEGIVPGGGTTLIHLSKKVEEIKASLKNDEEKIGADIVGRALEAPLRQIADNAGAEGSVIVSKVRDTDFNIGYNAATGEFEDLIAAGIIDPAKVVRSALQNAASIAGLVLTTEALVVEKPEKKSAGPAPDMGGMGGMGGMGGMGGMGGMGGMGF; this comes from the coding sequence ATGGCGAAAATTCTTGCATTTGATGAGGAATCGCGGCGGGCCCTAGAACGGGGTGTAAATGCCCTTGCCGATGCCGTAAAAATAACCTTGGGACCAAAAGGTCGGAATGTTCTGTTAGAGAAAAAATTTGGCGCACCCCAGATTGTCAACGATGGTATCACTGTTGCCAAAGAAATTGAACTAGAAGATCCATTGGAAAATACAGGCGCCAGATTGATCCAAGAGGTGGCGTCAAAAACTAAAGATGTCGCTGGTGATGGTACAACTACAGCCACAGTTTTAGCACAAGCCTTGATTCGGGAAGGTTTGAAGAACGTCGCGGCTGGGACTAACCCAATCAGCTTAAAGCGGGGGATCGACAAAACCATCGAAGGACTAGTGCGAGAAATTGCTAAAATAGCGAAGCCAGTAGAAGGAAGTGCGATCGCTCAAGTGGCGACTGTCTCAGCTGGTAACGATGAAGAAGTCGGCAATATGTTGGCTCAAGCAATGGAGAAAGTTACCAAAGACGGTGTGATTACCGTTGAAGAATCTAAATCCCTGACAACCGAACTAGAGGTAGTAGAGGGGATGCAGATTGACAGAGGTTACATTTCCCCCTACTTCGTCACCAACAACGATCGCTTGACGGTAGAATTTGACAACGCCCGCATCTTGATTACCGACAAGAAAATCAACAGCATCCAGGATTTAGTACCTGTGTTGGAAAAAGTTGCCCGTTTGGGTCAACCTTTGTTGATTATCGCGGAAGATGTCGAAGGAGATGCTTTAGCGACCTTGGTCGTGAATAAAGCACGGGGTGTGCTTGCTGTCGCTGCGATTAAAGCACCAGGATTTGGCGATCGCCGCAAAGCTTTGTTACAAGATATCGCAATTCTCACCGATGGCCAGTTGATTTCTGAAGAAATCGGCTTGAGCCTAGATACCGCTTCCTTGGATGCGCTGGGAACTGCACGTCAAATCACCATTGACAAAGAAAGCACCACAATTGTAGCTGGTAGTAATACCAAGCCAGAAGTGCAAAAGCGGATTGCTCAAATTCGTAAGCAGTTGGAAGAAACAGATTCTGACTACGACAAAGAAAAACTGCAAGAACGCATTGCCAAACTAGCTGGTGGTGTAGCGGTAATTAAAGTTGGCGCAGCCACCGAAACTGAACTCAAAGACCGCAAACTCCGCATCGAAGATGCCCTAAACGCCACCAAAGCCGCCGTGGAAGAAGGTATTGTTCCTGGTGGTGGCACAACCCTCATTCACCTATCCAAGAAGGTAGAAGAGATTAAAGCCAGCCTCAAAAATGATGAGGAAAAGATTGGGGCTGATATTGTAGGACGGGCCCTAGAAGCTCCCTTACGCCAAATAGCAGACAATGCTGGTGCAGAAGGTTCTGTGATCGTCTCTAAAGTGCGCGATACCGATTTTAACATTGGCTACAACGCCGCTACCGGAGAATTTGAAGACTTGATTGCAGCTGGTATTATCGACCCTGCTAAAGTCGTGCGTTCAGCTTTGCAAAACGCCGCTTCCATAGCTGGTCTGGTCTTAACCACCGAAGCCCTCGTGGTTGAAAAGCCTGAGAAAAAATCCGCAGGCCCAGCACCTGACATGGGTGGTATGGGCGGCATGGGCGGTATGGGCGGCATGGGTGGTATGGGCGGTATGGGCGGCATGGGCTTCTAA